Proteins encoded by one window of Thermobaculum terrenum ATCC BAA-798:
- a CDS encoding phosphoribosyltransferase: MFRNRSEAGRKLAEKLSLYKGQGDVVVLALPRGGVPVGYEIATYLGVPMDVLVARKLGAPGQPELGIGAIAPGGIRVLDDRLIRLLGVSKEYIEKVSQEEAQELQRRTQEYRDGRPDIPLEGKTVIIVDDGLATGVTARAAVESVRRRNPKKIILAIPVCASQAIPFMRSLVDELVCLLTPSELGAVGLWYSDFRQISDEEVKRLIESTQEQAQSKGEM, from the coding sequence ATGTTCAGAAACAGATCCGAAGCAGGCAGAAAGCTGGCCGAGAAGCTATCTCTATATAAAGGACAAGGGGATGTAGTAGTACTAGCACTACCAAGAGGAGGAGTGCCGGTAGGTTACGAGATAGCAACCTACCTGGGTGTCCCAATGGACGTGCTGGTAGCTCGCAAGCTAGGTGCCCCAGGGCAACCCGAACTAGGTATAGGAGCAATAGCACCAGGAGGTATAAGGGTTCTGGACGACCGATTGATAAGACTCCTTGGAGTTAGCAAAGAATATATAGAGAAAGTATCTCAAGAGGAAGCTCAAGAGCTACAAAGAAGGACACAGGAATATAGAGATGGGAGACCAGACATCCCTCTCGAAGGTAAGACTGTGATTATAGTAGATGATGGCCTAGCAACAGGCGTAACAGCTAGAGCAGCTGTGGAGTCAGTCAGGCGCAGAAATCCTAAGAAGATAATTCTGGCAATACCAGTATGCGCCTCACAGGCAATTCCATTCATGCGTAGTCTGGTAGACGAGCTAGTATGTTTACTAACCCCTTCGGAGCTTGGGGCAGTTGGCTTGTGGTACAGTGACTTCAGGCAGATATCGGATGAGGA
- a CDS encoding CPBP family intramembrane glutamic endopeptidase, producing MSSRKVTVKDSISWMKWDFPFRIVPMIAIPAMLILATPLSAKDIGLYFSGAHTLLPAILIGIIIGVVSWAFRVKVLKWNSSPTTPDVLLETTYYCVLNAPAEELVFRGIMIGLLGNYIGNPTALFISTLVFGAYHIPAKWGSKAVAGVTAAGFLFGCLFLITGESLIAPMIVHAFATSGLLSTGPWVEHFLKEQKWKTKSKDAEVHRYLS from the coding sequence ATGTCCAGCAGAAAAGTTACTGTAAAAGATTCCATAAGCTGGATGAAGTGGGATTTCCCGTTTCGAATAGTCCCAATGATAGCTATCCCAGCAATGCTGATTCTAGCCACTCCTTTATCCGCAAAGGATATTGGCTTGTACTTTAGTGGTGCACACACCCTATTACCAGCGATATTGATTGGCATCATAATTGGCGTAGTAAGTTGGGCATTTCGGGTAAAGGTCCTCAAATGGAATTCCAGTCCTACAACCCCTGATGTACTACTTGAAACAACATACTACTGCGTGCTGAATGCACCCGCAGAAGAATTGGTTTTCAGGGGTATCATGATTGGGCTGTTGGGTAACTACATAGGCAATCCCACTGCATTATTCATATCTACCCTAGTATTCGGCGCTTACCATATACCTGCTAAATGGGGAAGCAAAGCTGTAGCAGGCGTTACTGCGGCTGGTTTCCTGTTTGGTTGCCTTTTTTTGATAACCGGAGAGTCCTTAATAGCTCCTATGATAGTACACGCCTTTGCTACATCTGGTTTGTTGAGCACTGGTCCTTGGGTAGAACACTTTCTGAAAGAACAGAAATGGAAGACAAAGTCTAAGGACGCAGAAGTCCACAGATACCTATCATAA